A genome region from Musa acuminata AAA Group cultivar baxijiao chromosome BXJ3-5, Cavendish_Baxijiao_AAA, whole genome shotgun sequence includes the following:
- the LOC108951991 gene encoding probable leucine-rich repeat receptor-like protein kinase At1g35710 isoform X1 has protein sequence MASQFHKTLLCATSLLLLLLPRALLVKASLGSQGRALLRWKATLRSPQSLRSWNLNSRPCNWTGVTCNPVTGRGRSVITEISLPSMGLAGPLNSLDFSTLGSLLHLNLSYNQLGEVIPPAISTLSRLVSLDLTSNQFTSKIPIEIGYMKDIRFLSLSQNQMIGTIPPSLSNLTGLVYLDLDDNKFVGIIPKELGRLHQLMYLDLGDNSLFGSIPSGLGNLTKLHHLGLYQNQLTGVIPRELGNLVNLIYLSISNNNLTSGVFSFFGNLSKLQSIFLWRNQLSGPIPFEIGNLIEVTDLDFSENLLTNSIPSSIGNMTKLNILYFWENQLSGFIPLEIENLIEVTDLELSTNLLTGPIPFFIGNMTQLKFLSLQMNQLSGSFPRSVGKLSKLRELRVFDNKLSGPLPMEINNITGLTYLELSNNSFVGYVPPNICKGGAIKYLTLDTNNFQGPIPTTLKNCTTLERVRLEHNQLTGDVSQCLGVYPHLYYMDLSFNLLSGTLSPDWARWHNLTLFRISNNNITGVIPTEFGQLTKLRELDLSSNHLQGEIPKSFGSLTLLYNLSLGNNQLVGHVPLEIGMLSNLELLDLSTNNLAGRIPDQLGDCMKLRSLMLNNNNFSGTIPLAIGNLVVLQDTFDVSHNSLTGEIPSQLSKLVMLQSLNLSHNYLSGHLPSSLTYMTSLSTVDVSYNELDGPIPDSPAFRRAPAEWFAHNIDLCGVVRGLPPCASLGTPTTDDRSKRHKIVIVAIIASGVFFLLLFIIIGAFRKREKDTVPVDNNHFKEGAFCILNFVGRDVCKDIIEVTEDFDAKYCIGSGAYGSVYRAELASGELLAVKKIHLPDTEGTCDEQPFQTEIQTLTQIRHRNIVKLYGFCSSPRRKFLVYEYMERGSLGSVLRSDTAAELDWVKRVSIVKDVARALFYMHHDCVPPIVHRDITSNNILLDSEFKACVSDFGIARLLNPDSSNWTMLAGTRGYLAPELAYTMRVTTQCDVYSFGVVTLELLMGEYGEVLISILSSSSINDSFVKDVLDRGLPVPEGQVADEVVAILSLALRSVDNHPESRPTMKQVSDKLCVVRTPPPSLRSIDALKFSDLMSVEI, from the exons ATGGCATCTCAGTTTCACAAAACTTTGCTTTGTGCCACTTCCCTGCTGCTGCTATTGCTTCCCCGTGCTCTTCTTGTCAAAGCTTCACTCGGATCTCAAGGGAGGGCGTTGCTCCGCTGGAAAGCCACTCTTAGGAGTCCTCAATCCCTGAGATCTTGGAACCTCAATTCTAGACCTTGCAATTGGACCGGAGTTACATGCAACCCCGTCACAGGCAGAGGGCGTTCGGTGATCACCGAGATATCACTGCCGAGCATGGGCTTGGCAGGGCCACTTAATTCTCTTGACTTCTCGACATTGGGATCGCTCCTTCATCTCAATCTCTCTTATAATCAGCTCGGTGAGGTAATTCCTCCGGCCATCTCGACTCTTTCCAGGCTTGTATCTCTTGATCTCACTAGCAATCAGTTCACAAGCAAAATCCCAATTGAGATAGGCTACATGAAAGATATCCGGTTCTTGAGTCTTAGCCAGAATCAAATGATTGGTACTATACCTCCATCTCTGAGCAACCTCACCGGCCTTGTGTACTTGGACCTAGACGATAATAAGTTTGTGGGTATCATTCCTAAGGAGTTAGGGAGGCTCCACCAGTTGATGTATCTGGATCTTGGGGACAATAGCCTATTTGGTTCAATCCCTTCTGGTCTAGGAAATTTGACAAAGCTCCACCACTTGGGTCTTTACCAAAATCAGTTAACCGGAGTCATACCTAGAGAATTGGGAAATCTAGTTAATCTTATTTACTTATCAATCTCTAATAATAATCTAACAAGTGGAGTTTTCTCTTTTTTTGGAAATCTATCCAAGTTACAATCAATTTTCCTATGGAGAAATCAACTCTCAGGTCCTATCCCTTTTGAGATTGGAAACCTCATTGAGGTTACCGATCTCGACTTCTCAGAAAACCTATTAACAAATTCGATTCCTTCCTCTATAGGAAATATGACCAAAttaaatattctttatttttggGAGAATCAATTGTCTGGTTTTATTCCTCTTGAGATTGAAAATCTAATTGAAGTTACTGatctcgaactctcaacaaatCTTTTGACTGGTCCTATCCCTTTCTTTATAGGAAACATGACCCAATTAAAATTCTTATCACTACAAATGAACCAGCTCTCTGGCTCGTTCCCTCGATCGGTTGGTAAGTTAAGCAAACTCAGAGAACTACGTGTATTCGATAATaagttgtctggacctttgcctatGGAGATCAACAATATTACTGGACTGACATACCTAGAGCTGTCAAATAATAGCTTCGTCGGTTATGTACCCCCAAACATTTGCAAAGGTGGAGCCATAAAGTACCTCACTCTTGATACAAACAACTTCCAAGGTCCCATTCCTACGACCTTGAAAAACTGTACGACACTAGAAAGGGTTCGTCTTGAACATAACCAACTCACCGGAGATGTATCTCAATGTCTTGGAGTGTATCCCCATCTTTATTATATGGATTTGAGCTTCAATCTACTCTCCGGTACACTCTCACCAGACTGGGCAAGATGGCACAATCTGACGCTCTTCAGAATCTCAAATAACAACATCACCGGAGTCATACCCACCGAGTTTGGGCAGTTGACTAAACTGCGAGAGCTGGACCTCTCTTCCAACCACCTCCAAGGAGAGATCCCAAAGAGCTTCGGCAGCTTAACCCTTCTCTATAATCTGAGCTTGGGCAACAACCAACTCGTCGGCCATGTGCCTCTGGAGATTGGAATGCTGTCCAatcttgaactgcttgatctcTCAACCAACAACTTGGCAGGAAGAATCCCAGATCAATTAGGCGACTGCATGAAACTCCGATCGTTGATGCTTAACAACAACAACTTCAGTGGAACCATTCCTTTGGCCATTGGTAATCTGGTGGTCCTTCAAGACACCTTTGACGTCAGCCACAACTCACTAACAGGGGAGATTCCATCCCAACTCAGCAAATTGGTGATGCTGCAAAGCCTGAATCTATCGCATAATTACTTGTCGGGTCATCTTCCATCTTCGCTAACGTATATGACGAGCTTGTCTACCGTAGATGTATCCTACAATGAACTGGACGGCCCTATTCCTGATAGCCCAGCTTTCCGAAGAGCCCCAGCGGAGTGGTTTGCCCATAACATTGATCTGTGTGGAGTTGTTCGAGGATTGCCTCCATGTGCTTCACTCGGTACTCCAACAACAGACGACCGAAGCAAGCGCCACAAAATTGTTATAGTAGCCATCATTGCTTCTGgggtcttcttccttctcttgtttATAATCATTGGAGCATTCcgcaagagagaaaaagatacaGTACCTGTCGATAATAATCACTTCAAAGAAGGTGCATTCTGTATATTGAATTTTGTTGGAAGAGATGTATGCAAGGACATCATCGAAGTCACCGAAGATTTCGATGCCAAATACTGTATCGGAAGCGGTGCATACGGCAGTGTCTACAGAGCAGAGTTAGCAAGTGGGGAACTGCTAGCGGTGAAGAAGATTCACCTACCAGACACCGAAGGTACATGCGACGAGCAACCCTTTCAAACTGAGATACAAACTCTTACTCAAATTCGACATCGCAATATCGTCAAGCTTTACGGGTTCTGCTCCTCTCCCCGACGCAAAtttctggtgtacgagtacatggagaGAGGAAGTCTGGGATCTGTCCTCCGAAGCGACACTGCAGCTGAATTGGACTGGGTGAAGAGGGTGAGCATCGTGAAAGATGTTGCTCGTGCTCTGTTCTACATGCATCACGATTGTGTTCCGCCTATCGTTCATCGAGATATTACCAGCAACAACATCCTACTTGATTCCGAATTCAAGGCTTGTGTTTCCGACTTTGGAATTGCTCGACTACTGAATCCGGATTCATCAAATTGGACCATGCTTGCAGGCACACGGGGTTACCTAGCACCAG AGCTTGCATATACAATGAGAGTGACCACCCAATGCGACGTGTACAGTTTCGGAGTGGTGACGCTGGAGTTGCTGATGGGAGAGTATGGAgaagtgctcatttccattctgtcgTCTTCATCGATCAACGATAGCTTTGTGAAAGATGTATTAGACCGAGGTCTACCCGTTCCTGAGGGTCAAGTTGCGGATGAAGTAGTTGCAATTTTGAGCTTGGCTCTTCGCAGCGTGGACAACCACCCTGAATCACGCCCGACAATGAAACAGGTCTCCGACAAGTTATGCGTGGTCAGAACACCCCCACCAAGCCTCCGATCTATTGATGCATTGAAGTTTTCCGACTTGATGAGCGTGGAGATATGA
- the LOC135638544 gene encoding probable leucine-rich repeat receptor-like protein kinase At1g35710, whose amino-acid sequence MTKLNILYLWGNQLSGFIPFEIGNLIEVTDLELSTNLLTGPIPSSIGNMTKLNILYLSENQLSGFIPLEIGNLIEVTDLVLSTNLLTSLIPSSIGNMTKLNILYLSGNQLSGFIPLEIGNLIEVTDLVLSTNLLTGLIPSLIGNMTRLKTLYLWGNQLSSFIPLEIGNLIEVTDLDLSKNLLTGPIPSSIGNMTKLEILYLLGNQLSGFIPLDIGNLNEIIDLELSTNLLTGHIPSSIGNMTRLNTLSLESNQLSDLIPLEIGNLNEIIYLELSKNLLTGPIPPSIGNLTKLRDLRVFDNQLSGPLPMEINNIIGLTYLELSNNSFVGYVPPNICKGGALKYLTLDTNNFQGPIPTTLKNCTTLERVRLEHNQLTGDVSQCLGVYPHLYYMDLSFNQLSGTLSPDWARWHNLTLFRISNNNITGVIPTEFGQLTKLGELDLSSNYLQGEIPKSFASLTLLYNLSLGNNQLVGQVPLEIGMLSNLELLDLSSNNLAGRIPDQLGKCTKLRSLKLSNNNFSGTIPLAIGNLVYLQVTFDISQNSLTGEIPFQLSKLVMLQSLNLSHNYLSGHLPSSLTYMTSLSTVDVSYNELDGPVPHSPAFRRAPAEWFAHNNDLCGVVQGLPPCVSPGTPTTDDRSKRHKIVIGAIIASGVFFLLLFLFIGAFRKREKYTVPVDTNHVKEGAFCILNFVGRDVCKDIIEATEDFDSKYCIGSGAYGSVYRAELASGELLAVKKIHLPDTEGTCDEQPFQTEIQTLTQIRHRNIVKLYGFCSSPRRKFLVYEYMERGSLGSVLRSETAAELDWVKRVSIVKDVARALFYMHHDCTPPIVHRDITSNNILLDSEFNACVSDFGIARLLKPDSSNWTMLAGTRGYLAPELAYTMRVTTKCDVYSFGVVTLELLVGAYGEELISILSSPSGNNVFVKDALDQRLSLPVARVADEVIAVLTAALSCANNSPESRPAMKQVYENICSVKTPQSCGSLDALRLSDLMNADI is encoded by the exons ATGACCAAATTAAATATTCTTTACCTTTGGGGAAATCAATTGTCTGGTTTTATTCCTTTTGAGATTGGAAATCTAATTGAAGTTACTGatctcgaactctcaacaaacCTTTTGACAGGTCCCATCCCTTCCTCTATAGGAAACATGACCAAATTAAATATTCTTTACCTTTCGGAAAATCAATTGTCTGGTTTTATTCCCCTTGAGATTGGAAATCTAATTGAAGTTACTGATCTCGTACTCTCAACAAATCTTTTGACTAGTCTCATCCCTTCCTCTATAGGAAACATGACCAAATTAAATATTCTTTACCTTTCGGGAAATCAATTGTCTGGTTTTATTCCCCTTGAGATTGGAAATCTAATTGAAGTTACTGATCTCGTACTCTCAACAAATCTTTTGACTGGTCTCATCCCTTCCTTAATAGGAAATATGACCAGATTAAAGACTCTTTACCTATGGGGTAATCAATTGTCTAGTTTTATTCCTCTTGAGATTGGGAATCTAATTGAAGTTACCGATCTCGATCTCTCAAAAAACCTTTTAACTGGTCCCATCCCTTCCTCTATAGGAAATATGACCAAATTAGAGATTCTTTATCTTTTGGGTAATCAATTGTCTGGTTTTATTCCTCTTGATATTGGGAATCTAAATGAAATTATTGATCTCGAACTCTCGACAAACCTTTTAACTGGTCACATCCCTTCCTCTATAGGAAACATGACCAGATTAAATACCCTTTCTCTTGAGAGTAATCAATTgtctgatttaattcctcttgagaTTGGAAATCTAAATGAAATTATTTATCTCGAACTCTCGAAAAACCTTTTGACCGGTCCCATCCCTCCGTCTATAGGAAATCTAACCAAACTCAGAGATCTACGTGTCTTCGATAATcagttgtctggacctttgcctatGGAGATCAACAACATTATTGGACTAACATACCTAGAGCTGTCAAATAATAGCTTCGTCGGTTACGTACCCCCAAACATATGCAAAGGTGGAGCCCTAAAGTACCTCACTCTTGATACAAACAACTTCCAAGGTCCCATTCCTACGACCTTGAAAAACTGTACGACACTAGAAAGGGTTCGTCTTGAACACAACCAACTCACCGGAGATGTATCTCAATGTCTTGGAGTGTATCCCCATCTTTATTATATGGATTTGAGCTTCAATCAACTCTCCGGTACACTCTCACCAGACTGGGCAAGATGGCACAATCTGACGCTCTTCAGAATCTCAAATAACAACATCACCGGAGTCATACCCACCGAGTTTGGGCAGTTGACGAAACTGGGAGAGCTGGACCTCTCTTCCAACTACCTACAAGGCGAGATCCCAAAGAGCTTCGCCAGCTTAACCCTTCTTTACAATCTGAGCTTGGGCAACAACCAACTCGTCGGCCAGGTGCCTCTGGAGATTGGAATGTTGTCCAatcttgaactgcttgatctcTCATCCAACAACTTGGCAGGAAGAATCCCAGATCAATTAGGCAAGTGCACGAAACTCCGATCGTTGAAGCTTAGCAACAACAACTTCAGTGGAACCATTCCTTTGGCCATTGGTAATCTGGTGTACCTCCAAGTCACCTTTGACATCAGCCAGAACTCACTAACAGGGGAGATTCCATTCCAACTCAGCAAATTGGTGATGCTGCAAAGCCTGAATCTATCGCATAATTACTTGTCAGGTCATCTTCCATCTTCCCTAACGTATATGACGAGCTTGTCTACCGTAGATGTATCCTACAATGAACTGGACGGCCCTGTTCCTCATAGCCCAGCTTTCCGAAGAGCCCCGGCAGAGTGGTTTGCCCATAACAATGATCTGTGTGGAGTTGTTCAAGGATTGCCTCCATGTGTTTCACCCGGTACTCCAACGACAGACGACCGAAGCAAGCGCCACAAAATTGTTATAGGAGCCATCATTGCTTCTGgggtcttcttccttctcttgtttTTATTCATTGGAGCATTCCGCAAGAGAGAAAAATATACAGTACCTGTGGATACTAATCACGTCAAAGAAGGTGCATTCTGTATATTGAATTTTGTTGGAAGAGACGTATGCAAGGACATCATCGAAGCCACCGAAGATTTCGATTCCAAGTACTGTATCGGAAGCGGTGCATACGGCAGTGTCTACAGAGCAGAGTTAGCAAGTGGGGAACTGCTAGCGGTGAAGAAGATTCACCTACCAGACACCGAAGGTACATGCGACGAGCAACCCTTTCAAACTGAGATACAAACTCTTACTCAAATTCGACATCGCAATATCGTCAAGCTTTACGGGTTCTGCTCCTCTCCCCGACGCAAAtttctggtgtacgagtacatggagaGAGGAAGTCTGGGATCTGTCCTCCGAAGCGAGACTGCAGCTGAATTGGACTGGGTGAAGAGGGTGAGCATCGTGAAGGATGTTGCTCGTGCTCTGTTCTACATGCATCATGACTGCACACCGCCTATCGTTCATCGAGATATTACCAGCAACAACATCCTACTTGATTCCGAATTCAACGCTTGTGTTTCCGACTTTGGAATTGCTCGACTACTGAAGCCGGATTCGTCAAATTGGACCATGCTTGCAGGCACACGGGGTTACCTAGCACCAG AGCTTGCTTACACAATGAGAGTAACTACCAAATGTGATGTGTACAGCTTTGGTGTGGTCACGCTTGAGTTGCTAGTAGGAGCATATGGAGAAGAACTTATCTCCATTCTGTCATCTCCGTCCGGTAACAATGTCTTCGTGAAAGATGCATTAGACCAACGTCTATCACTTCCTGTGGCACGAGTTGCAGATGAAGTAATTGCAGTCTTAACAGCGGCACTAAGTTGTGCCAACAACAGCCCAGAATCGCGCCCAGCGATGAAGCAAGTCTATGAAAATATATGTTCTGTCAAGACACCACAGAGCTGTGGATCTCTTGATGCGCTGAGGCTTTCCGACTTGATGAATGCAGACATATGA
- the LOC108951991 gene encoding MDIS1-interacting receptor like kinase 2-like isoform X2 encodes MTQLKFLSLQMNQLSGSFPRSVGKLSKLRELRVFDNKLSGPLPMEINNITGLTYLELSNNSFVGYVPPNICKGGAIKYLTLDTNNFQGPIPTTLKNCTTLERVRLEHNQLTGDVSQCLGVYPHLYYMDLSFNLLSGTLSPDWARWHNLTLFRISNNNITGVIPTEFGQLTKLRELDLSSNHLQGEIPKSFGSLTLLYNLSLGNNQLVGHVPLEIGMLSNLELLDLSTNNLAGRIPDQLGDCMKLRSLMLNNNNFSGTIPLAIGNLVVLQDTFDVSHNSLTGEIPSQLSKLVMLQSLNLSHNYLSGHLPSSLTYMTSLSTVDVSYNELDGPIPDSPAFRRAPAEWFAHNIDLCGVVRGLPPCASLGTPTTDDRSKRHKIVIVAIIASGVFFLLLFIIIGAFRKREKDTVPVDNNHFKEGAFCILNFVGRDVCKDIIEVTEDFDAKYCIGSGAYGSVYRAELASGELLAVKKIHLPDTEGTCDEQPFQTEIQTLTQIRHRNIVKLYGFCSSPRRKFLVYEYMERGSLGSVLRSDTAAELDWVKRVSIVKDVARALFYMHHDCVPPIVHRDITSNNILLDSEFKACVSDFGIARLLNPDSSNWTMLAGTRGYLAPELAYTMRVTTQCDVYSFGVVTLELLMGEYGEVLISILSSSSINDSFVKDVLDRGLPVPEGQVADEVVAILSLALRSVDNHPESRPTMKQVSDKLCVVRTPPPSLRSIDALKFSDLMSVEI; translated from the exons ATGACCCAATTAAAATTCTTATCACTACAAATGAACCAGCTCTCTGGCTCGTTCCCTCGATCGGTTGGTAAGTTAAGCAAACTCAGAGAACTACGTGTATTCGATAATaagttgtctggacctttgcctatGGAGATCAACAATATTACTGGACTGACATACCTAGAGCTGTCAAATAATAGCTTCGTCGGTTATGTACCCCCAAACATTTGCAAAGGTGGAGCCATAAAGTACCTCACTCTTGATACAAACAACTTCCAAGGTCCCATTCCTACGACCTTGAAAAACTGTACGACACTAGAAAGGGTTCGTCTTGAACATAACCAACTCACCGGAGATGTATCTCAATGTCTTGGAGTGTATCCCCATCTTTATTATATGGATTTGAGCTTCAATCTACTCTCCGGTACACTCTCACCAGACTGGGCAAGATGGCACAATCTGACGCTCTTCAGAATCTCAAATAACAACATCACCGGAGTCATACCCACCGAGTTTGGGCAGTTGACTAAACTGCGAGAGCTGGACCTCTCTTCCAACCACCTCCAAGGAGAGATCCCAAAGAGCTTCGGCAGCTTAACCCTTCTCTATAATCTGAGCTTGGGCAACAACCAACTCGTCGGCCATGTGCCTCTGGAGATTGGAATGCTGTCCAatcttgaactgcttgatctcTCAACCAACAACTTGGCAGGAAGAATCCCAGATCAATTAGGCGACTGCATGAAACTCCGATCGTTGATGCTTAACAACAACAACTTCAGTGGAACCATTCCTTTGGCCATTGGTAATCTGGTGGTCCTTCAAGACACCTTTGACGTCAGCCACAACTCACTAACAGGGGAGATTCCATCCCAACTCAGCAAATTGGTGATGCTGCAAAGCCTGAATCTATCGCATAATTACTTGTCGGGTCATCTTCCATCTTCGCTAACGTATATGACGAGCTTGTCTACCGTAGATGTATCCTACAATGAACTGGACGGCCCTATTCCTGATAGCCCAGCTTTCCGAAGAGCCCCAGCGGAGTGGTTTGCCCATAACATTGATCTGTGTGGAGTTGTTCGAGGATTGCCTCCATGTGCTTCACTCGGTACTCCAACAACAGACGACCGAAGCAAGCGCCACAAAATTGTTATAGTAGCCATCATTGCTTCTGgggtcttcttccttctcttgtttATAATCATTGGAGCATTCcgcaagagagaaaaagatacaGTACCTGTCGATAATAATCACTTCAAAGAAGGTGCATTCTGTATATTGAATTTTGTTGGAAGAGATGTATGCAAGGACATCATCGAAGTCACCGAAGATTTCGATGCCAAATACTGTATCGGAAGCGGTGCATACGGCAGTGTCTACAGAGCAGAGTTAGCAAGTGGGGAACTGCTAGCGGTGAAGAAGATTCACCTACCAGACACCGAAGGTACATGCGACGAGCAACCCTTTCAAACTGAGATACAAACTCTTACTCAAATTCGACATCGCAATATCGTCAAGCTTTACGGGTTCTGCTCCTCTCCCCGACGCAAAtttctggtgtacgagtacatggagaGAGGAAGTCTGGGATCTGTCCTCCGAAGCGACACTGCAGCTGAATTGGACTGGGTGAAGAGGGTGAGCATCGTGAAAGATGTTGCTCGTGCTCTGTTCTACATGCATCACGATTGTGTTCCGCCTATCGTTCATCGAGATATTACCAGCAACAACATCCTACTTGATTCCGAATTCAAGGCTTGTGTTTCCGACTTTGGAATTGCTCGACTACTGAATCCGGATTCATCAAATTGGACCATGCTTGCAGGCACACGGGGTTACCTAGCACCAG AGCTTGCATATACAATGAGAGTGACCACCCAATGCGACGTGTACAGTTTCGGAGTGGTGACGCTGGAGTTGCTGATGGGAGAGTATGGAgaagtgctcatttccattctgtcgTCTTCATCGATCAACGATAGCTTTGTGAAAGATGTATTAGACCGAGGTCTACCCGTTCCTGAGGGTCAAGTTGCGGATGAAGTAGTTGCAATTTTGAGCTTGGCTCTTCGCAGCGTGGACAACCACCCTGAATCACGCCCGACAATGAAACAGGTCTCCGACAAGTTATGCGTGGTCAGAACACCCCCACCAAGCCTCCGATCTATTGATGCATTGAAGTTTTCCGACTTGATGAGCGTGGAGATATGA
- the LOC135639167 gene encoding MDIS1-interacting receptor like kinase 2-like encodes MNNFEGPIPTTLKNCTTLERVRLEHNQLTGDVSQCLGVYPYLSYIDLSFNQLSGTLSPDWARWHNLTLFRISNNNITGVIPTEFGQLTKLQGLDLSGNYLQGEIPKSFGSLTLLYNLSLGNNQLVGQVPSEFGMLSNLELLDLSSNNLAGRIPDQLGNCMKLRSLKLNNNNFNGTIPLAIGNLVVLQDTFDVSHNSLTGEIPSQLSKLVMLQILNLSHNSLSGHLPSSLTYMTSLSTVDVSYNELDSPVPDSPAFRRAPAEWFAHNNYLCGVVRGLPPCVTLGTPTKDDRRKRHKVVVIAIIPSVVVFLLLFVFTAAAFQLHKRKKPAVPVDDNHIKEGAFSILNFDGRDVYKDIIEATEDFDAKYCIGSGAYGSVYRAELASGELLAVKKIHLPDTEGTCDEQPFQTEIQTLTQIRHRNIVKLYGFCSSPRRKFLVYEYMERGSLGSVLRSETAAELDWVKRVTIVKDVACALSYMHHDCTPPIVHRDITSNNILLDSEFKACVSDFGIARLLKPDSSNWTMLAGTRGYLAPGDFAVVTLELLMGEYGEVLISILLSSPINDSFVKDVLDRRLTVPDGQVADEVVAILSLALRSVDNHPESRPTMKQVSDKLCVVRTPPPSLRSIDALKFSDLMSVEI; translated from the exons ATGAACAATTTCGAAGGTCCCATTCCCACGACCTTGAAAAATTGTACGACACTAGAAAGGGTCCGTCTTGAACACAACCAACTCACCGGAGATGTATCTCAATGTCTTGGAGTATATCCCTATCTTTCTTATATCGATTTGAGCTTCAATCAACTCTCCGGTACACTCTCACCAGACTGGGCAAGATGGCACAATCTGACGCTCTTCAGAATCTCAAATAACAACATCACCGGAGTCATACCCACCGAGTTTGGGCAGTTGACGAAACTGCAAGGGCTGGACCTCTCGGGCAACTACCTACAAGGAGAGATCCCAAAGAGCTTCGGCAGCTTAACCCTTCTATACAATCTGAGCTTGGGCAACAACCAACTCGTCGGCCAGGTGCCTTCGGAGTTTGGAATGCTGTCCAATCTCGAACTGCTTGATCTCTCATCCAACAACTTGGCAGGAAGAATCCCAGATCAATTAGGCAACTGCATGAAACTCCGATCGTTGAAGCTTAACAACAACAACTTCAATGGAACCATTCCTTTGGCCATTGGTAATCTGGTGGTCCTTCAAGACACGTTTGACGTCAGCCACAACTCACTAACAGGGGAGATTCCATCCCAACTCAGCAAATTGGTGATGCTGCAAATCCTGAATCTATCGCATAATTCCTTGTCGGGTCATCTTCCATCTTCGCTAACGTATATGACGAGCTTGTCTACCGTAGATGTATCCTACAATGAACTGGACAGCCCTGTTCCGGATAGCCCAGCTTTCCGAAGAGCCCCGGCGGAGTGGTTTGCCCATAACAATTATCTGTGTGGAGTTGTTCGAGGATTGCCTCCGTGTGTTACACTCGGTACTCCAACAAAAGATGACCGACGCAAGCGCCACAAAGTGGTTGTAATAGCCATCATTCCTTCCGTCGTCGTCTTCCTTCTCTTGTTTGTATTCACTGCAGCTGCTTttcaattgcacaagagaaagaaGCCGGCAGTACCGGTCGATGATAATCACATCAAAGAAGGTGCATTCTCTATATTGAATTTTGATGGAAGAGACGTATACAAGGACATCATCGAAGCCACCGAAGATTTCGATGCCAAGTACTGTATCGGAAGCGGTGCATACGGCAGTGTCTACAGAGCAGAGTTAGCAAGTGGGGAACTGCTAGCGGTGAAGAAGATTCATCTACCAGACACTGAAGGTACATGCGACGAGCAACCCTTTCAAACTGAGATACAAACTCTGACTCAAATTCGACATCGCAATATCGTCAAGCTTTACGGGTTCTGCTCCTCTCCCCGACGCAAAtttctggtgtacgagtacatggagaGAGGAAGTCTGGGATCTGTCCTCCGAAGCGAGACTGCAGCTGAATTGGACTGGGTGAAGAGGGTGACCATCGTGAAGGATGTCGCCTGTGCTTTATCCTACATGCATCATGACTGCACACCACCCATCGTTCATCGAGATATTACCAGCAACAACATCCTACTTGATTCCGAATTCAAGGCTTGTGTTTCCGACTTTGGAATTGCTCGACTACTGAAGCCGGATTCATCAAATTGGACCATGCTTGCAGGCACACGGGGTTACTTAGCACCAGgtga TTTCGCAGTGGTGACACTGGAGTTACTGATGGGAGAGTATGGAgaagtgctcatttccattctgttgTCTTCACCGATCAACGATAGCTTTGTGAAAGATGTATTAGACCGACGTCTAACCGTTCCGGATGGTCAAGTTGCGGATGAAGTAGTTGCAATTTTGAGCTTGGCTCTTCGCAGCGTGGACAACCACCCTGAATCACGCCCGACAATGAAACAGGTCTCCGACAAGTTATGCGTGGTCAGAACACCCCCACCAAGCCTCCGATCTATTGATGCATTGAAGTTTTCTGACTTGATGAGCGTGGAGATATGA